The proteins below are encoded in one region of Rana temporaria chromosome 2, aRanTem1.1, whole genome shotgun sequence:
- the LOC120928262 gene encoding protein ALP1-like: MPLPDGNMWRRIADGFWDRANFPNCIGALDGKHIRIQKPPHSGSRFQNYKKYFSLVLLAICDSNYKCIAVDIGAYGSSSDSRVFRESVMGRRLRQGRFNLPSDQPLPGTEGPDLPFVLVADEAFALSHYLLRPYARNNLDNKKRIFNYRLSRARRLIECSFGILSSKWRVFQTPLQLSLENAELVIQACITLSGIRRVSTLRKRKSSMAISMYLKNAVQISLIVQICPIPYENNLFGIF, encoded by the coding sequence ATGCCATTACCAGATGGCAACATGTGGCGAAGAATAGCCGATGGATTTTGGGATCGGGCAAACTTTCCAAATTGTATCGGAGCTCTTGATGGAAAGCATATCCGTATCCAAAAGCCTCCACATTCTGGGTCCAGATTCCAgaactataaaaaatatttttcattggTCCTCTTGGCTATCTGTGACAGCAATTATAAATGTATCGCTGTGGACATTGGGGCATATGGCAGCAGTTCTGATTCCAGAGTGTTCCGTGAGTCTGTAATGGGTAGAAGACTGCGACAAGGCCGATTTAACTTACCATCTGATCAGCCTCTGCCTGGAACTGAAGGACCCGACCTGCCTTTTGTGCTTGTTGCCGATGAGGCCTTTGCACTTTCTCACTATCTGCTTAGGCCTTATGCCAGAAATAATCTGGACAACAAGAAGAGGATCTTCAATTATCGCCTGAGCCGCGCAAGACGCCTCATTGAATGTTCGTTTGGCATATTGTCCAGTAAATGGCGTGTTTTCCAAACCCCCTTGCAACTCAGTCTTGAGAATGCAGAGTTGGTAATCCAGGCCTGCATAACATTGTCAGGGATAAGGAGGGTATCCACgttgaggaagaggaagagttccatGGCAATATCAATGTATTTGAAGAATGCAGTGCAAATTTCATTAATTGTACAAATATGTCCAATACCATATGAAAATAACTTGTTTGGTATATTCTGA